The nucleotide sequence GTGGTGCCGCCAATATCCGGTATGTGATCGATGAACTGAAGCAACGCACACCGGATCTCAATTTTGCGACGCTTACCCTGATCGGTCACTCCAACGGCGGTGATATGACCGCATTGTTCCCGCAACAATATCCGGGTGTTGTTGCAGCGATCATTACCCTCGATAACCGGAGGATGGCATTGCCACGTGCCCGCCACCCGCGCGTTTATACGCTCCGCTCCAGTGATCAGCCGGCGGATGAAGGGGTATTGCCTACTGCAGCAGAACAGCAGCAGTATGGCATCCGCGTTATAAAACTGCCGGATACCATACACAACGATATGGACAATAGCGGGAATACCCGGCAGCGGCAGGAGATCATCGCCTACCTGCTTGATTTCCTGACGCATTAAAAAAGATGGGTTTAGTGAACGGTCGTCAATGGATCTTCCGGCAGCGGTGCCGGTTTTACCTGATTCCTGTATTTCTCAATAGTTTCGGGAACGTAACCGGATATTCTGATGCGCGCATCAGCGCAATTGGATATCTTTAAGGGCATAACGCATCAAATGATGATACAGCGGAGGTTGGAGCCGGTTTTATGCAGGACTGCTGTGCATCTGTAAACCAGAAATGTATTGGTACCTTAAACAAACAAAATGAGTAAACGATTTTCACGCCGCGATTTTTTGAAACAAAGTTCTGTAGCCATGGCCGGTTATTCCATTGGCGCCGCCGCATTCACTCCGGGTCTGAATAAGGAAGTAGTACGGGTGGGCCTGATCGGTGTAGGACAGCGGGGCCTGGGCCTAGCCGGCACGTTGAAAAAGATAAAGACCGTGCAGCTGGTGGCCTGCTGCGATATCGATGAAGCCCATTTGCAGGCAGGAATGAAGCTGGCCGCAGCCGGCGCCCGGTCATACAAGGATTATAAAGCATTGCTGGCAGATAAGAATGTGGAAGCCGTTATCATCGCAACACCACTGTACCTGCATCATTCCATGGCCATGGATGCGATCAGTGCCAATAAACATACTTATGTGGAGAAAACGATGACCTATAATATCGGACAGGCATTGTCGCTGGCACGCGCCATGAAACAGCATCCCAAACTGGTGCTACAGGTTGGGCACCAGTACCGGTATTATGAAATGTATCCTAAGATAAAAAAACTGCTGGCGGAGGATATGATCGGGACCGTGACACATTTTGAATCGCAATACAACCGGAACAACAACTGGCGCCGGCCGGTGGATGGCGGTCGTACGGAGAAGACGGTAAACTGGCGGATGTATAAGGAATACTCCGGCGGGCTGCTTGCCGAACTGGCGGCCCACCAGATCGACCTGGTGAACTGGCTTGCTGGCGCACCACCGGAAAGTGTGGTGGCCATGGGGGGGATTAATTTCTGGAAAGATGGCCGCACTACCTATGATAATATTCATGCCGTATATGCTTATCCCGGAGGTGTCAGGTCCCTGGTTGGTTCGGTACTGAGCAACGAATTCGTAGGGTACCGGATGCGTATTTTTGGCTCTAAAGGCACATTTGAGCTGGGCCGGGATTATGCGATGTTCTATACCGAAAACCGCGTGAAGACCTATGCCACGGTGGATGGTGTAACGGGTGCTACAAAGGAAGCACTGGAACAGGGTAAAGGAATTTATGTATACAAGGATGAGAAAAAAACAGAGCCTACCTTTTTCGCGCTTAGCGGTTTTGCCGATTCCATCATAAACGGAACACCGGTGGCCAGCAGCGTGCTTACCGGAAAAGATGTAGCCATTGCAGTACATATGGGTAATGCGGCGGCGGAGACCGGTCAGGTGCAACGCTGGCAGCCGGATTACTCAGCAATATGATACCGTTCAAATGAACGATAAAGACACAATCAGCAAATGAAGGACCGTCCAAACGCCTGCGTCTTTTCTATGCTGGCCGGTGCTGTCACAACAAAGTGACGACCGGAAGATACCGGAAAGGGTGTTGTCCCGGACCTGATTTCCCTGCCATAACGACGGGATCCGTAGAAAGCCGTATCTTGTTCTCCGGAATCTCTAAATGATCTGGTATGAAACGGTTACTTGTTTTAATGATTTTGTGCGCTGCTTTTGAAACGCAGGCGCAGCAGGATTACGGTTGGGAAAAAGATATTGCCTATTACGCTGCATCTTCAGAACAGGACGCCTATCAGCAGCAGCAGTGCCGGCTGGATGTATATTATCCCAAAAATCAAAAGGATGCCACTACCGTCGTGTGGTTTCACGGAGGAGGATTAAAGGCCGGTAAAAAAGAGATACCGGCAGCACTGATGAACAAGGGTTATATCATCGTGGGCGTGGGATACCGGTTCTCTCCGAATGTGAAAGCGCCACAATATATCGAAGACGCCGCGGCGGCCGTGGCATGGGTCTTTGAGCACATTGCCCGTTATAATGGTACCCGGTCAAAGATCATTTTATCCGGGCATTCGGCCGGAGGCTACCTGGACCTGATGCTGACACTGGATAAAAAATACCTGAAACGCCATCAAATTGATGCCGACAGTTTGCTGGGAGCGGTCCCGTTCAGTGCGCAATGCATTACCCATTTTACAGTGAGAGAGGAGCGGGGCATGGCGCCGCTGCAACCGGTGATCGATACGCTGGCACCCCTGTATCATGTCCGGAAAGCAATACCTTCCATTTTGCTTATTACCGGCGACCGGGAAAAAGAATTGTATGGCCGCTATGAAGAAAATGCATACCTGCAACGCATGCTGAAACTGGCCGGTAATAAGCAGGTACCACTTTATGAACTGCAGGGTTTTGATCATGGCGGCATGGCCGAGCCGGCATTTCCGCTCCTGCTAAGGGAAGCAAAAAGACTTTCCGGCCTGTAGCGGGAAAATGTTGTACCTTGTGTAGAATTAAGCTGGTATGCACACCCTCTATACCATAGGCCATTCCACTCATAGCATGGAGGATTTTATCGGGATGTTAGCATCCTTCAGCATCCGTATGCTGGCAGATATCCGGCGTTTTCCCGGCTCAAGGAAATTTCCCCGTTTCGGCAGCGAAGTGCTGGCCACAGCACTAAAAGACAAAGGCATCGGGTATGTGCACCTGGAGGAGCTGGGTGGCAGAAGGGCGGTGCAGCCGCATTCCAGGAACGACCGCTGGCGCAATGCGGCATTCCGCGGTTATGCTGATTATATGGAAACCCCGAGCTTTGAAAAGGGAATCGAAAAACTCGAGGCGCTTGCTGTAAAGCAACCTACGGCCTGTATGTGTTCGGAAGCCGTATGGTGGCGCTGTCACCGTTCGATGGTATCCGATTACCTCAAGGCAAAGGGCTGGGAGGTATTGCATATCATGGCACCCGGAAAAGCAACGGAGCATCCCTATACCCAACCGGCAAGAGTGGAGGGGGATAAGGTGGTTTATTTCGATGCCGGTTTATTTGATCGGTAAAATAAAAAAAATGGCGACACTATTTAAGGTGGGTGATACCGTAAGCTGGAACTCTGAAGCCGGAAGGGTTTCAGGCACTATCATAAAGGTGCACAAAAAAGATTTCGACTATAAAGGGTATACCCATCATGCCTCGGAAACCGATCCGCAGTATGAGATAAAGAGTGATAAAACGGATCATATCGCCGCCCATAAAGGCAGTGCGCTTACAAAACTGGGTACCGGTAAAAAATAACAGGAATCTATTTACCCGACCCGATACCACGCTCAATACATGAAACGCACTTCAAAGGCCGCTGTTAACATAACAACCCTCTAAACCGTTTGGAAAACACTTTTTTTATTTAGCTGCCGCCCGTTAAAGTACGGATACGGCTCCTTTATAACGGCCCACTTTTGGAGCGTGTCAATCTTCCCCCATTTTAATCCGTTTTATAGCCTTTCCACCCCCATAGCAGTCAGTGCTAAAAATTTATTTTTCAAACATTTTGATAAAAAATTTGAAAAATAGAAAAATAAATCTAGCTTTGGAAGAGCCATTGAATCATCATATGACCAAGAAAGAAGCATTAAGACAAAAGATCGGAGCGGCGGCCATACAGTGTTTTACAAAGTACGGACTTGAAAAGACCACACTGGATGATATCGCAAAAGTGATCGGTCTGAATAAGGCCTCGCTTTATTATTATTATAAAAACAAAGAGGATCTCTTTGTGGAGACCGCTATTGCAGAAGGTAAAAAATACATCGGCACCCTGCAGCAGAAAACAGCACAGAAGAAAGGGGTGGAGGCCAAGATCTGGTTTTACCTGGATTCCCGGTTTAAATATTATATCAATGTACTGAATGTGGGCAAGATCTCTCCCGGCACACTCAATAAAGTATTACCGCGATTTTTTGAACTGTATGAGGATTTCAGGAAACAGGAGCAGGCCTTTCTGGCGGAAATATTAAAAGAAGCCATGCACGAAGGTGTTGTCGAAAAGGGTAATGCATCAAAGATCGCTTCCCTGCTGATCGATATCAGCGATGCTTTAAAACACAGTGTGGAACAACGTTCCATCTTAAAAGGAAGTACCGAAGTGGATTATACCCATAGTTTGCAGGACATGAAATTCCTGGTATCCCTTATTTTTCACAAACCCAAGGCCGGCTGATGGAAACAACAACGTCATCGGTAATAAGCCCCGTAAGCGATCTGCGCCGTTTCTTTGAAAGCGGAGCCACACTTTCTTACAGCTTCCGGCTCCGGCAACTGGTGGCGTTCCGCACAGCGCTTGAAGCGCATGAAGAAGATATTTACAATGCCCTGTACCATGATCTCCGGAAAAGCAAAACGGAAGCCTTCCTCACGGAATTCGGACTGCTGTTGTCTGAAACAAAAACAGCGATTAAGAGACTGCGCTCCTGGATGCGTCCGGAGCGGGTAATAACCAACCTGCTTAATATCCCTTCTGCCAGTCGCCTCCACCCACATCCTAAAGGAGTGGTACTGATCATCGGTGCCTGGAACTATCCGCTGCTGCTGGGCCTGGTGCCGGTGGTTGGTGCTATTGCCGGCGGCAATTGTGTTGTCATCAAACCTTCGGAGCACGCGGCCGCTACTGCAGCAGTGATTGGCAGCATCTTTAAAAATAGCTTTCCTGAAAATTACATCCGCGTGGTGCAGGGGGAGGGGGCTGGGGTGGTGCCGGATTTGATGAATGCCATTCGTTTTGATCATGTCTTTTACACCGGCAGTGGTACCGTCGGGCGGTCGGTATATGAACTTGCTGCTCAAAAGCTGGTGCCCGTAACACTGGAACTGGGCGGCAAGAGCCCGGCAATTGTTGAAAAGGACGCCGCCCTTGCGGTAAGCGCTCGGAGGATCATCTTTGGTAAATTCATCAATGCGGGTCAGACCTGTGTGGCCCCGGATTACCTGCTGGTGCATGCAGACATTCACGACCGTTTCCTGGAAGTATTGAAAGAAAGTATTACTGCTTTCTTTGGGACGGAGGTACAAAGCAGCCCGGACTATGGCCGCATCATCAACCGCCGGCGCTTTGATGCACTGATCACCCTGCTTGAAAACAGTGCGGGCCGCGTGGTTACCGGGGGCACTTATGATGCCGCAGACCGGTTCATCGCCCCTACGATTTTAAAGGACATTACGGCTACCGATGCGCTGATGCAGGAGGAGCTCTTTGGGCCGTTGCTGCCGGTGCTTTCCTTTCGTACCAGGGAAGAAGCTGCTGCGATTGTGGAGCAGCATAAAAACCCGCTGGCCTTCTACCTGTTCACTACCAGTAAGAGAACAGAACGGGAATGGCTGGATCGTACGGCATTCGGTAACGGGTGCGTCAACAACACCATACAACACCTGGCTAATGCACATCTTCCCTTTGGCGGGGTAGGACAAAGCGGTATTGGTGCCTACCGCGGTATCCACAGCTTTAAGCTGTTTACACATGCCCGCGCCGTTATGAAGACACCGGTATGGTTTGATCCCCCGGTGAAATATCCGCCGTACGGGGATAAGCTAAAATGGCTGAAACGCATCTTTTAAAAATTAACGATTGAACCTTTTCTGACCACTGCTAAAAAACGAGTATGAAATGAGGTATAAAATTTTTTGAGCAAGATCTCGCCCGGGGCGATAAAATTTTATAGGTCATTCCATCCGGCAACTAAAAACTTAAAAAACAGACAGATGAAAAAAAGATTGCTTGCATTGCTTATTTTATTAGGGGCCGCTCCGGCGGCCGTAAACGCACAGCGCCAGACGGTCAGCGGTGTGGTCACCAATGCCGAAACAAAACAGCCACTGCCCGCCATTTCCGTATCCGTAAAAGGGGCAGGGTCCGGTACGTATACGGATGACCGGGGCAGATTTCATTTAACTGCTAAAATGAATTTTCCGCTGACGCTTGTTTTTTCTTCCACGGGCTATGAAACAAAGGAACAAACGGTTGGTGCGCCCGGTGCGCTGGAAGTGGCGTTAAATCCGGTATCCACGCTGGGGGAGGAAGTGGTGGTCAATGCCAGTCGCATGGTACAGCGTAAACTTACGGCCCCGGTTACCATCGAACAACTCAGCCGGCGCGACATACAGCAATCGCCGCAGCTCAATTATATCGATGCCTTGCAGGGATTACGCGGAGTGGATGTAACCGTGTCTAGTATGGGTTTTACCAGCATTACCACCCGGGGTTTCAATACCAGCGGCAATACCAATTTTACACAGATCGTAGACGGAATGGACAACCAGGCGCCGGGGCTCAACTTCCCCCTGGGGTCGGTGATCAGTCCCACGCAGCTGGACGTGGATAATATTGAATTGCTCACCGGCGCTTCATCGGCGTTGTATGGCTCACGCGGACTGAATGGTACCATGATCACCACCAGCAAGAACCCTTTTAAAGACCAGGGCTTTAGTTTTCTCATCACACAGGGCGTCAATCATATCAACGGGAAAAAATACGGCGACCCGGTAAAGGCTTCACCGTATTACGACTGGAGCATGCGCTGGGCGCAGAAACTGGGAGAACGCTTTGCCTATAAGCTGAATGTACAATACACCCAGGGCAATGATTGGGTAGCCACCGATTCCACCAATAAGAACGGACCGGGGTCGCGCTATACCGATCCGAATTATAACGGCGTGAATTATTACGGTGGGGCAACCTCCGTGGACCTGGTGCCGTTTATGCAGGGCGCGCTGGCCGCAGATCCTTCACTGGCGCCGCTGATAGAACCCTTTCTGGCAGAACATCCTTCGTACTATGTGGCCCGTACCGGTTACCCTGAATATGGCTATCTGAATAACAAAGCCTATATGTTCAAAAGCAATGCGGAGCTGCGGTACAAACTAACCCCCGGCATGGAGCTGATCGGATCCGGTACTTTCGGCACCGGGAATATCGTATATACCAATGATACCCGGTACCAGATCCGCGGGTTTAAGGTAGGGCAGTACCGGTTGGAACTGCGGGCCAACAACTGGTTTGTAAGGACATATACCACTATGGAAAATTCCGGTCGCACCTTACTGGCAGGCCCTACGGCGCAGTATCTCAATGAGGCCTGGAAGCCCAGCTACAATGAAAGTACCGGTGACGGCTGGTACCCGCAGTATACCATGGCGTTGCTTACCGCACTGGCCGGAGGATCCAGCCTGGAAGCGGCCAATTTAACGGCAAGAGGCTTTGCGGATCAGGGTATGCCCTTGCAAGGCAGTGTGTATTTCAACCGCTTAAAAGACAGTATTGCCAACCGGCCGATCTCTGAGGGTGGGACCCTGTTCCTGGACCGTTCCAAATTGTATAACGCAGAAGCGCAGTATAATTTTTCCGACATGGTCAAATTCATGAACCTGATCGCAGGTGTCAACTACCGCCTGTACCGGTTGAACAGTAAGAATACCCTGTTCCCGGACAATGACAAGCCCATCAATGTAAACGAATGGAGCGCTTACCTCCAGGCCTCCAAAAAAGTGATCCGGGAGAAGCTCAACCTCAGCGCTTCCTTCCGCTGGGATAAGAATTCATTGTTCACGGATCCAAAGATCACTTCCCGTCTGTCTTCTGTATTTGAAGCCGATCACAATAACTACATCCGCTTTTCCTACCAGAATGCCTATAGTTATCCCAGCAATATACAGGCTTTGCAAAATACATTGAACGGGTACAACAGCTATTCTTCAGGTGGCTCCAGTTACCTGCTGAACGGCGTGTATCATTTTGACCAGTACCCACCTTATACATTGGAAAGCGTGCGGCAGTACCAGAACAGCAATGATCCATCGGTATTAAAAAAGTTTTCCTATGAGGGGATTAAACCGCAATCGGTAAATGCCTTTGAACTGGGTTATGCCACGGTGATCAATAAATTTATTTTAATTGATGTGCTCGGCTATTATGCCACCTGGAAGAATTTTATCGGCTATGCCAATGTGGCTAACACACCGGGCACGGATGACGTTACCGCATTTAAGGATCAGAATAAGTATACGGTTTATAACATCGCCTTTAACGGGGCAAAGGGCGTGGAAACCTATGGTTATGCCGCCAGCATCAGTATCGACTTCCTGCGTAGCTTCCGTTTTAAAGCCAACTATTTCTCCGACCATATCAATAATAAGAACAATACGCAGGTCAATAATTTTAATGCGCCTAATTATCATATTAACTTTGATCTGGGCAATTCCGGGTTCGGGTATAACAAGGTATGGTCGTTCAACACCACATTGCGTTACAAACCGGGTTATTTTTATGTGGTGAACGGCGGCGGGGGTGAAGGTACCGTTCCTTCATCGGCCGTTATTGATGCCCAGATCAGCTATAAGCTATTGAAGGCGCACTCCGGCATCCGGTTAGGCGGCACGAATATTACTAATAAATACTATTCCACGGGTATTGCCAATCCCATGATCGGTGCTACCTATTATGTATCCTTTGCATACAATATTTTTTAACCATGAATACTGAAACAATGAGCTACAAACAATCTTTCTTAATCCTCCTGGAATTGGGGCTGCTGCTCTTTACTTCCTGTCAGACAGGTACCGGTGAAAAGTCAGTATACAAAAATGCCCTCAGTTTTGGCCCGGGTGATGAGGCGAAGATCGTCGAAACTTTTTTAATGGTCAAAGACAGCACGGATGTACTGCTAAAGGCAGGGGTGTATCATTTCGACAATCTCAGCCTGGCCAATGTAAAGCACATCCGCATCCGGGGTGAAGGACCGGAAAAGACCATCCTGGATTTTTCTTCCCAGAAAACAGGAGGGGAGGGCATCCGGGTTACGGCCCTTACCGGGTTTACCATTGATAACATGACCATACGCGATTCAAAAGGCGATCTTATCAAGATCAATAAGAGCCGGGACGTGGTCGTGACCAATCTGCATGCCGTTTGGAAAACGGCCGATTCTACCAGCGGCGGCTATGCCATTTATCCTGTGCTCTGTAAAAATGTGCTGGTAGAGAACTGTTATGTGGAAGGTTCTTCCGATGCGGGGATCTATGTAGGACAGTCGGACTCCGCCATCATCCGCAAGAACAAAGGAGCGAAGAATGTAGCCGGTTGCGAAGTGGAGAATACCACCCATGCAGAAGTGTACGACAATGAGTTTTATAACAATACTGCCGGCTTCCTGGTGTTTGACCTGCCCGGGCTTTCGCAGCGGGGCGGTAAAGTGAAGGCCTATAACAATTATATCCATGATAATAATTTCAGGAACTTTGCCAAGGCAGGCAGCTTCGGCACCGCATGGGGGGTAGGCAATGCGCCTCCGGGCAGCGGCATCATCATCCTGGCCACTTCGGATGTGGAGCTGTACAACAACCGCATCATCAACAACAATACGTCCGGTATCATCCTGGCATCCGGCTTTGCGGTGGACGACAGCGCGGTGAACCGGATCAGTGACCAGTATTTCCCCATTTCCTCCCATATAAAAATTCATGGAAATACATTTGAAATGGCTCCTGATTTTCCGGTTCCGGTACATGAGCACCGTATGGGACCCATGTTTGTAGCGGTGGAGCAGGCACTGCGGAAGGCCGATCCGAAAATAAAACGCATCCCGTTCATCTTTTACGACGGAGTGTCGTCGAATGTACTAAAGAATGGTACAGCCGTCAATCCGGATTCATTGTGTATCCGGCAAAGCGGGGACAATGTGTTTGTGAACGGTGATTTTCTGAACATGGCCAACCCGGCCAGCTGGAAGCCGAATACGGATGTGGCACCTTTTGTTTGCAAATAGTAGTACGGGCGTTGAAGTGTGCGACGCAACAGGCTCCCATAGTAGTACTGTTGCCGGGCCCATAAAAAGATCAAGAAATGAAAAAGGTTTATCGGGTAAGTGCTTTTATCACGCTGTTGCTGGCAGCTGCAGCGGTTCTGCAGCAGGGCTGTAAGAATAAACAGGGGAGTAAGGAGCTCCCTGTGCAAACCGGGTTTGTGTTCCGGGAAAAACTGTCGGACTACGGGTTCTTTGCCGGGGAACTGAAGACGCTGCAACCCGCCGCCGGTGTTACCCATTATGAGATCATCACCCCCTTGTTCAGTGATTATACGGTTAAGGACCGGTTCATCGTACTGCCAAAAGGCAAGCCGTTGAAGTATACGGCCAACGGTGTGCTCGATTTTCCGGACGCCTCTATCATCATCAAAAACTTTGCGTATAAAAATAAAGCCGGCCGGAAGGTCATGATCGAGACCCGGTTGCTGGTAAAGGATCCGGCGGACGCGCAATGGAAGGTGATGGACTATTTATGGAACCAGGAGCAGACGGAAGCAGTGAAGCATATTACCGGCGCTGCACTGCCCATCGCTTTTATTGATGATGCCGGTAATGAGATCCGCACCACCTACCTGGTGCCCAACCTGAATGACTGCAAGCGCTGTCATAATAATAACAATGAGCTGCAACCGATCGGACCCAAAGCACGTAACCTTAACTTTATTGTAAAAGGACAAAAAGAGAACCAGCTGGCACATTGGGCCGCACAGGGGATGTTGACGGGAATGCCTGTGGCGGACAGTATCGGACAACTGCCGGATTGGACGGATGCCCAGCGTTATACCTTGGATCAGCGGGCGCGGGCTTACCTGGAGATGAACTGTGCGCATTGCCACCGTGCTACCGGCGATGCTTCCAATACCGGGTTGTTCCTCGATTATGATGAAAAAGATCCTTACCATGTCGGCGTCATGAAGGAACCCGTATCAGCAGGAGGTGGGGCCGGCGGCCTGAATTATGATATTGTTCCCAGTGATCCGGCGCATTCCATATTTGTATACCGGATGAACAGTGCAGAGCCGAATATCGCCATGCCGGAGCTGGGCCGTTCCGTGATCCACAAAGAAGGCGTGGCGCTTATTACAGAATGGATCAAAAAAATGAAATAGTGTGTCTGATCAGGCCGGCTGACAGGTGTTCACCACCTTTCCTTTTCCATAGTAAGTGGCTTTAAACCCTTTGTGTTTCTTTGTGGTTCTGTGTTTTTGTGGCGAATGAACACAGAACCACAAAGTCTCGAAGGCTCAAAGGAACACAAAGGTTTTTTTATTGTTGCTTTGAGAACCCCTTGCTTCAGTGACGCTGCGGCAAACGGGGTAAGGCTGCTCAGGGATTGTGCAGATTTGCACGAGAGGTCTTGGCACCGGTACTTCATATACCAGTCTGTGATCAGCCGTGTTATCTGTGAGAGCAGGCCTTGTGGCTTTGTATATTCTTTGCGGCGGACGAACGCGGAACCACGAAGTCTCGAAGGCTCAAAGGAACACGAAGGTTTTTTATAAGCTTTGTGCAGGTTTGTGTCTTTACGCTCATGCCGCCAGCGAACCCGAAGTCACGAAAGCCACGGGAAACAAGAAGCTCTTTATTCTCTTTGTGCGGCTTTGTGTCTTTCTGTCTTTGTGGCAGAAGGATAACAAAAAATGTTTATCTTCCGTCACTAAACCTCAACCACATGAAATTAAAAATAATGATTGCCCTGGGCGGTGTTTTGGTAATGTCCTGTACCCAGCAACAGCAGGAAGAAAAAATTGCGAAACCCAAACTATCATTGGCCGGTACCTGGAAGCTTTTAACCGGAACACTTATTGAAAACGGCGACACCACGATTACCGACTATACGAAAGACCGGTCCTTTATCAAGATCATTAACGACAGCCATTTTGCATTTTTGCATCACGGTCTGAACAGCTGGAAGGACTCCGCTGTTTTTTCTGCAGGGGGCGGCACTTATATATTGAAAGATAGTACCTATACAGAACACCTCGAATATTGCAATGCCCGTAACTGGGAAGGCAATGATTTTAGTTTTACGATATCTGTTAGAAACGATACGCTGATACAGCAGGGGGTTGAAAAAATTGAAGGCAGCAATGTTAGTCGCTACAATATTGAAAGATACGTGCGCGAAAGATAAGAGATATTGCTTTTATTTCTTTTAAACAGCTGTCGAAGCCCGGAAGCGATGGGTTTGCCGTCGATAATGGCGGATCAATATCAGGAACATTACTATATCAAATGCCGCATAAGCATATTGAGAGCGGGAGACGCCCACACCAAAAGGGAACCAAATACCCTGAATGTGAAGCGCTGATAATTCCTGTGCAAACAAGCCGGTTGAAATCAGCAGTGTGGCCAATAAAACAAGCCATTTATCTTCTGTGTGCTGCCGGATACCGCGGTAGATTATATACAGCATCAATAAAAGAAATAACAGGCGGATGATGTTAGAAAGTGTATTAAAAATAGAATGAGAAATTGATTCGGCCATCCAGGGCAGCCCCAGCAGCTGCGAGCACATATAAAGGAGCATCAGCACGGCAATGATCCGCGGAATCCAAACAGATTCTTCCAGTTTGTGCCAGTTCCACCAGGCCATCAGCCAGCTGCCCAGCGTCAATGGTATCAGGATCACCGGGGTAATAATGTCAAACGTATGAGCGCTTTCTACCTGGAACCAGTAGAAAACCGCCTGGTTGGCGCGCACCAGCGCCAGTAAGATCAACGCAAATACAAACCACTGATACTGTTTCCCAGGCTTATAAAAAATGGAGATCAGCAGCGCCAATAACAGGAATATAGCAGGCAAGATCACTTCCGCTATATAGCCTTTGATGATCTGATCCCATTGGAATTGGTAGATGGCGGCAACGCTGCTTTTTTCACCCAGTACCGGAGCAATATGAATGCCGCCGGCGTCCGGAAGCTGGCTTAAGGTAGCCTTGCTCATCCAGACTCTGAAAGCGATCGTCACCGATTTTTTGTTCCGGATACTGTCCGGCAACAAAAACAGCCGGGGTTGTACACTGTATGCCACAGGCTCCGGTTTTGAAAAATCGCCGGCATTACCAAGCAATGCTCCGTTAAGGAACAATTGATAGGCATCATCAACAGCAGGGGGGCAGGCTATGGCCAGCTGAGCTCCCTTTACCATATCTAATGAAATTTTTATGCGGTACCAGGCAAATCCGGAATAGTTGCCGTGCCCTTTAGTGGTCCATCCCGGTACATAGCCCGAGAATCCTACATCGCCGTCATGCGCACCCGGCGGCGCAGAAAGATCCACAAGCGCCCAATCTGCGTCATCAAGATCCGGGTCGCTCCACTGGGGATGATCACCGGTTTTAAATTTCCATGGTCCGTTACAGGTAACGGTGGAAGGATCATCATCAGATACGGCCGCGTTGGCGCCCGGAACGAAAAAGAGCGCCGCAGCCAATGGCAGCAGCAAAACAAGCTGTATTTTCATTTTGTGTTTCAT is from Niabella beijingensis and encodes:
- a CDS encoding TonB-dependent receptor; this encodes MKKRLLALLILLGAAPAAVNAQRQTVSGVVTNAETKQPLPAISVSVKGAGSGTYTDDRGRFHLTAKMNFPLTLVFSSTGYETKEQTVGAPGALEVALNPVSTLGEEVVVNASRMVQRKLTAPVTIEQLSRRDIQQSPQLNYIDALQGLRGVDVTVSSMGFTSITTRGFNTSGNTNFTQIVDGMDNQAPGLNFPLGSVISPTQLDVDNIELLTGASSALYGSRGLNGTMITTSKNPFKDQGFSFLITQGVNHINGKKYGDPVKASPYYDWSMRWAQKLGERFAYKLNVQYTQGNDWVATDSTNKNGPGSRYTDPNYNGVNYYGGATSVDLVPFMQGALAADPSLAPLIEPFLAEHPSYYVARTGYPEYGYLNNKAYMFKSNAELRYKLTPGMELIGSGTFGTGNIVYTNDTRYQIRGFKVGQYRLELRANNWFVRTYTTMENSGRTLLAGPTAQYLNEAWKPSYNESTGDGWYPQYTMALLTALAGGSSLEAANLTARGFADQGMPLQGSVYFNRLKDSIANRPISEGGTLFLDRSKLYNAEAQYNFSDMVKFMNLIAGVNYRLYRLNSKNTLFPDNDKPINVNEWSAYLQASKKVIREKLNLSASFRWDKNSLFTDPKITSRLSSVFEADHNNYIRFSYQNAYSYPSNIQALQNTLNGYNSYSSGGSSYLLNGVYHFDQYPPYTLESVRQYQNSNDPSVLKKFSYEGIKPQSVNAFELGYATVINKFILIDVLGYYATWKNFIGYANVANTPGTDDVTAFKDQNKYTVYNIAFNGAKGVETYGYAASISIDFLRSFRFKANYFSDHINNKNNTQVNNFNAPNYHINFDLGNSGFGYNKVWSFNTTLRYKPGYFYVVNGGGGEGTVPSSAVIDAQISYKLLKAHSGIRLGGTNITNKYYSTGIANPMIGATYYVSFAYNIF
- a CDS encoding parallel beta-helix domain-containing protein encodes the protein MSYKQSFLILLELGLLLFTSCQTGTGEKSVYKNALSFGPGDEAKIVETFLMVKDSTDVLLKAGVYHFDNLSLANVKHIRIRGEGPEKTILDFSSQKTGGEGIRVTALTGFTIDNMTIRDSKGDLIKINKSRDVVVTNLHAVWKTADSTSGGYAIYPVLCKNVLVENCYVEGSSDAGIYVGQSDSAIIRKNKGAKNVAGCEVENTTHAEVYDNEFYNNTAGFLVFDLPGLSQRGGKVKAYNNYIHDNNFRNFAKAGSFGTAWGVGNAPPGSGIIILATSDVELYNNRIINNNTSGIILASGFAVDDSAVNRISDQYFPISSHIKIHGNTFEMAPDFPVPVHEHRMGPMFVAVEQALRKADPKIKRIPFIFYDGVSSNVLKNGTAVNPDSLCIRQSGDNVFVNGDFLNMANPASWKPNTDVAPFVCK
- a CDS encoding SO2930 family diheme c-type cytochrome encodes the protein MKKVYRVSAFITLLLAAAAVLQQGCKNKQGSKELPVQTGFVFREKLSDYGFFAGELKTLQPAAGVTHYEIITPLFSDYTVKDRFIVLPKGKPLKYTANGVLDFPDASIIIKNFAYKNKAGRKVMIETRLLVKDPADAQWKVMDYLWNQEQTEAVKHITGAALPIAFIDDAGNEIRTTYLVPNLNDCKRCHNNNNELQPIGPKARNLNFIVKGQKENQLAHWAAQGMLTGMPVADSIGQLPDWTDAQRYTLDQRARAYLEMNCAHCHRATGDASNTGLFLDYDEKDPYHVGVMKEPVSAGGGAGGLNYDIVPSDPAHSIFVYRMNSAEPNIAMPELGRSVIHKEGVALITEWIKKMK
- a CDS encoding glycoside hydrolase; translation: MKIQLVLLLPLAAALFFVPGANAAVSDDDPSTVTCNGPWKFKTGDHPQWSDPDLDDADWALVDLSAPPGAHDGDVGFSGYVPGWTTKGHGNYSGFAWYRIKISLDMVKGAQLAIACPPAVDDAYQLFLNGALLGNAGDFSKPEPVAYSVQPRLFLLPDSIRNKKSVTIAFRVWMSKATLSQLPDAGGIHIAPVLGEKSSVAAIYQFQWDQIIKGYIAEVILPAIFLLLALLISIFYKPGKQYQWFVFALILLALVRANQAVFYWFQVESAHTFDIITPVILIPLTLGSWLMAWWNWHKLEESVWIPRIIAVLMLLYMCSQLLGLPWMAESISHSIFNTLSNIIRLLFLLLMLYIIYRGIRQHTEDKWLVLLATLLISTGLFAQELSALHIQGIWFPFGVGVSRSQYAYAAFDIVMFLILIRHYRRQTHRFRASTAV